A portion of the Macaca mulatta isolate MMU2019108-1 chromosome 4, T2T-MMU8v2.0, whole genome shotgun sequence genome contains these proteins:
- the SLC17A2 gene encoding sodium-dependent phosphate transport protein 3 isoform X2, with protein MHFSNFTMITQRVSLSIAIIAMVNTTQQHALSNASTEGPVADALNNSSISNKESDTKASVYQWSPETQGIIFSSINYGIILTLIPSGYLAGIFGAKNMLGAGLLISSLLTLFTPLAADFGVILVIVVRTVQGMAQGMAWTGQFTIWAKWAPPLERSKLTTIAGSGSAFGSFIILCVGGLISQALGWPFIFYIFGSTGCVCCLLWFTVIYDDPMHHPCISVREKEHIVSSLAQQPSSPRRAVPIKAMVTCLPLWAIFLGFFSHFWLCTIILTYLPTYISTLLHVNIRDSGVLSSLPFIAAASCTILGGQLADFLLSRNLLRLITVRKLFSSLGLFLPSICAVALPFVASSYVITIILLILIPGTSNLCDSGFIINTLDIAPRYASFLMGISRGFGLIAGIISSTATGFLISQDFESGWRNVFFLSAAVNMFGLVFYVTFGQAELQDWAKERTLTRL; from the exons ATGCACTTCTCAAACTTCACCATGATAACTCAGCGTGTGAGTCTGAGCATTGCAATCATTGCCATGGTGAACACCACTCAGCAGCATGCTCTATCTAATGCCTCCACTGAGGGGCCTGTTGCAGACGCCCTCAATAACTCCAGCATATCCAACAAGGAATCTGATACAAAG GCCTCTGTGTATCAGTGGAGCCCAGAAACTCAGGGTATCATCTTTAGCTCCATCAACTATGGGATAATACTGACTCTGATCCCAAGTGGATATTTAGCAGGGATATTTGGAGCAAAAAACATGCTTGGTGCTGGTTTGCTGATCTCTTCCCTTCTCACCCTCTTTACACCATTGGCTGCTGACTTCGGAGTGATTTTGGTCATTGTGGTTCGGACAGTCCAGGGCATGGCCCAG GGAATGGCATGGACAGGTCAGTTTACTATTTGGGCAAAGTGGGCTCCTCCACTTGAACGAAGCAAGCTCACCACCATTGCAGGATCAG GATCAGCATTTGGATCCTTCATCATCCTCTGTGTGGGGGGACTAATCTCACAGGCCTTGGGCTGGCCTTTTATCTTCTACATCTTTG GTAGCACTGGCTGTGTCTGCTGTCTCCTATGGTTCACAGTGATTTATGATGACCCCATGCATCACCCATGCATAAGTGTTAGGGAAAAGGAGCACATCGTGTCCTCACTGGCTCAACAG CCCAGTTCTCCTAGACGTGCTGTCCCCATAAAGGCGATGGTCACATGCCTACCACTTTGGGCCATTTTCCTGGGTTTTTTCAGCCATTTCTGGTTGTGCACCATCATCCTAACATACCTACCAACGTACATCAGTACTCTGCTCCATGTTAACATCAGAGAT AGTGGAGTTCTGTCCTCTCTGCCTTTTATTGCTGCTGCAAGCTGTACAATTCTAGGAGGTCAGCTGGCAGATTTCCTTTTGTCCAGGAATCTTCTCAGATTGATCACTGTGCGAAAGCTCTTCTCATCTCTTG GGCTCTTCCTTCCATCAATATGTGCTGTGGCCCTGCCCTTTGTGGCATCCAGTTACGTGATAACCATTATTTTGCTGATACTTATTCCTGGGACCAGTAACCTATGTGACTCAGGGTTTATCATCAACACCTTAGATATCGCGCCCAG ATATGCAAGTTTCCTCATGGGAATCTCAAGAGGATTTGGGCTCATCGCAGGAATCATCTCTTCCACTGCCACTGGATTCCTCATCAGTCAG GATTTTGAGTCTGGTTGGAGGAATGTCTTTTTCCTGTCTGCTGCAGTCAACATGTTTGGCCTGGTCTTTTACGTCACATTTGGGCAAGCAGAACTTCAAGACTGGGCCAAAGAGAGGACCCTCACCCGCCTCTGA
- the SLC17A2 gene encoding sodium-dependent phosphate transport protein 3 isoform X1 yields MDGKPATRKGPDFCSLRYGLALIMHFSNFTMITQRVSLSIAIIAMVNTTQQHALSNASTEGPVADALNNSSISNKESDTKASVYQWSPETQGIIFSSINYGIILTLIPSGYLAGIFGAKNMLGAGLLISSLLTLFTPLAADFGVILVIVVRTVQGMAQGMAWTGQFTIWAKWAPPLERSKLTTIAGSGSAFGSFIILCVGGLISQALGWPFIFYIFGSTGCVCCLLWFTVIYDDPMHHPCISVREKEHIVSSLAQQPSSPRRAVPIKAMVTCLPLWAIFLGFFSHFWLCTIILTYLPTYISTLLHVNIRDSGVLSSLPFIAAASCTILGGQLADFLLSRNLLRLITVRKLFSSLGLFLPSICAVALPFVASSYVITIILLILIPGTSNLCDSGFIINTLDIAPRYASFLMGISRGFGLIAGIISSTATGFLISQDFESGWRNVFFLSAAVNMFGLVFYVTFGQAELQDWAKERTLTRL; encoded by the exons ATGGACGGGAAGCCTGCCACCAGGAAAG GTCCAGATTTCTGTTCATTACGCTATGGGCTGGCTCTTATCATGCACTTCTCAAACTTCACCATGATAACTCAGCGTGTGAGTCTGAGCATTGCAATCATTGCCATGGTGAACACCACTCAGCAGCATGCTCTATCTAATGCCTCCACTGAGGGGCCTGTTGCAGACGCCCTCAATAACTCCAGCATATCCAACAAGGAATCTGATACAAAG GCCTCTGTGTATCAGTGGAGCCCAGAAACTCAGGGTATCATCTTTAGCTCCATCAACTATGGGATAATACTGACTCTGATCCCAAGTGGATATTTAGCAGGGATATTTGGAGCAAAAAACATGCTTGGTGCTGGTTTGCTGATCTCTTCCCTTCTCACCCTCTTTACACCATTGGCTGCTGACTTCGGAGTGATTTTGGTCATTGTGGTTCGGACAGTCCAGGGCATGGCCCAG GGAATGGCATGGACAGGTCAGTTTACTATTTGGGCAAAGTGGGCTCCTCCACTTGAACGAAGCAAGCTCACCACCATTGCAGGATCAG GATCAGCATTTGGATCCTTCATCATCCTCTGTGTGGGGGGACTAATCTCACAGGCCTTGGGCTGGCCTTTTATCTTCTACATCTTTG GTAGCACTGGCTGTGTCTGCTGTCTCCTATGGTTCACAGTGATTTATGATGACCCCATGCATCACCCATGCATAAGTGTTAGGGAAAAGGAGCACATCGTGTCCTCACTGGCTCAACAG CCCAGTTCTCCTAGACGTGCTGTCCCCATAAAGGCGATGGTCACATGCCTACCACTTTGGGCCATTTTCCTGGGTTTTTTCAGCCATTTCTGGTTGTGCACCATCATCCTAACATACCTACCAACGTACATCAGTACTCTGCTCCATGTTAACATCAGAGAT AGTGGAGTTCTGTCCTCTCTGCCTTTTATTGCTGCTGCAAGCTGTACAATTCTAGGAGGTCAGCTGGCAGATTTCCTTTTGTCCAGGAATCTTCTCAGATTGATCACTGTGCGAAAGCTCTTCTCATCTCTTG GGCTCTTCCTTCCATCAATATGTGCTGTGGCCCTGCCCTTTGTGGCATCCAGTTACGTGATAACCATTATTTTGCTGATACTTATTCCTGGGACCAGTAACCTATGTGACTCAGGGTTTATCATCAACACCTTAGATATCGCGCCCAG ATATGCAAGTTTCCTCATGGGAATCTCAAGAGGATTTGGGCTCATCGCAGGAATCATCTCTTCCACTGCCACTGGATTCCTCATCAGTCAG GATTTTGAGTCTGGTTGGAGGAATGTCTTTTTCCTGTCTGCTGCAGTCAACATGTTTGGCCTGGTCTTTTACGTCACATTTGGGCAAGCAGAACTTCAAGACTGGGCCAAAGAGAGGACCCTCACCCGCCTCTGA
- the SLC17A2 gene encoding sodium-dependent phosphate transport protein 3 isoform X3 produces the protein MDGKPATRKGPDFCSLRYGLALIMHFSNFTMITQRVSLSIAIIAMVNTTQQHALSNASTEGPVADALNNSSISNKESDTKASVYQWSPETQGIIFSSINYGIILTLIPSGYLAGIFGAKNMLGAGLLISSLLTLFTPLAADFGVILVIVVRTVQGMAQGMAWTGQFTIWAKWAPPLERSKLTTIAGSGSAFGSFIILCVGGLISQALGWPFIFYIFGSTGCVCCLLWFTVIYDDPMHHPCISVREKEHIVSSLAQQPSSPRRAVPIKAMVTCLPLWAIFLGFFSHFWLCTIILTYLPTYISTLLHVNIRDSGVLSSLPFIAAASCTILGGQLADFLLSRNLLRLITVRKLFSSLGLFLPSICAVALPFVASSYVITIILLILIPGTSNLCDSGFIINTLDIAPRYASFLMGISRGFGLIAGIISSTATGFLISQVGPVY, from the exons ATGGACGGGAAGCCTGCCACCAGGAAAG GTCCAGATTTCTGTTCATTACGCTATGGGCTGGCTCTTATCATGCACTTCTCAAACTTCACCATGATAACTCAGCGTGTGAGTCTGAGCATTGCAATCATTGCCATGGTGAACACCACTCAGCAGCATGCTCTATCTAATGCCTCCACTGAGGGGCCTGTTGCAGACGCCCTCAATAACTCCAGCATATCCAACAAGGAATCTGATACAAAG GCCTCTGTGTATCAGTGGAGCCCAGAAACTCAGGGTATCATCTTTAGCTCCATCAACTATGGGATAATACTGACTCTGATCCCAAGTGGATATTTAGCAGGGATATTTGGAGCAAAAAACATGCTTGGTGCTGGTTTGCTGATCTCTTCCCTTCTCACCCTCTTTACACCATTGGCTGCTGACTTCGGAGTGATTTTGGTCATTGTGGTTCGGACAGTCCAGGGCATGGCCCAG GGAATGGCATGGACAGGTCAGTTTACTATTTGGGCAAAGTGGGCTCCTCCACTTGAACGAAGCAAGCTCACCACCATTGCAGGATCAG GATCAGCATTTGGATCCTTCATCATCCTCTGTGTGGGGGGACTAATCTCACAGGCCTTGGGCTGGCCTTTTATCTTCTACATCTTTG GTAGCACTGGCTGTGTCTGCTGTCTCCTATGGTTCACAGTGATTTATGATGACCCCATGCATCACCCATGCATAAGTGTTAGGGAAAAGGAGCACATCGTGTCCTCACTGGCTCAACAG CCCAGTTCTCCTAGACGTGCTGTCCCCATAAAGGCGATGGTCACATGCCTACCACTTTGGGCCATTTTCCTGGGTTTTTTCAGCCATTTCTGGTTGTGCACCATCATCCTAACATACCTACCAACGTACATCAGTACTCTGCTCCATGTTAACATCAGAGAT AGTGGAGTTCTGTCCTCTCTGCCTTTTATTGCTGCTGCAAGCTGTACAATTCTAGGAGGTCAGCTGGCAGATTTCCTTTTGTCCAGGAATCTTCTCAGATTGATCACTGTGCGAAAGCTCTTCTCATCTCTTG GGCTCTTCCTTCCATCAATATGTGCTGTGGCCCTGCCCTTTGTGGCATCCAGTTACGTGATAACCATTATTTTGCTGATACTTATTCCTGGGACCAGTAACCTATGTGACTCAGGGTTTATCATCAACACCTTAGATATCGCGCCCAG ATATGCAAGTTTCCTCATGGGAATCTCAAGAGGATTTGGGCTCATCGCAGGAATCATCTCTTCCACTGCCACTGGATTCCTCATCAGTCAGGTTGGGCCAGTTTATTGA
- the SLC17A2 gene encoding sodium-dependent phosphate transport protein 3 isoform X4 encodes MDGKPATRKGPDFCSLRYGLALIMHFSNFTMITQRVSLSIAIIAMVNTTQQHALSNASTEGPVADALNNSSISNKESDTKASVYQWSPETQGIIFSSINYGIILTLIPSGYLAGIFGAKNMLGAGLLISSLLTLFTPLAADFGVILVIVVRTVQGMAQGMAWTGQFTIWAKWAPPLERSKLTTIAGSGSAFGSFIILCVGGLISQALGWPFIFYIFGSTGCVCCLLWFTVIYDDPMHHPCISVREKEHIVSSLAQQPSSPRRAVPIKAMVTCLPLWAIFLGFFSHFWLCTIILTYLPTYISTLLHVNIRDSGVLSSLPFIAAASCTILGGQLADFLLSRNLLRLITVRKLFSSLDMQVSSWESQEDLGSSQESSLPLPLDSSSVRILSLVGGMSFSCLLQSTCLAWSFTSHLGKQNFKTGPKRGPSPASEDIKLQT; translated from the exons ATGGACGGGAAGCCTGCCACCAGGAAAG GTCCAGATTTCTGTTCATTACGCTATGGGCTGGCTCTTATCATGCACTTCTCAAACTTCACCATGATAACTCAGCGTGTGAGTCTGAGCATTGCAATCATTGCCATGGTGAACACCACTCAGCAGCATGCTCTATCTAATGCCTCCACTGAGGGGCCTGTTGCAGACGCCCTCAATAACTCCAGCATATCCAACAAGGAATCTGATACAAAG GCCTCTGTGTATCAGTGGAGCCCAGAAACTCAGGGTATCATCTTTAGCTCCATCAACTATGGGATAATACTGACTCTGATCCCAAGTGGATATTTAGCAGGGATATTTGGAGCAAAAAACATGCTTGGTGCTGGTTTGCTGATCTCTTCCCTTCTCACCCTCTTTACACCATTGGCTGCTGACTTCGGAGTGATTTTGGTCATTGTGGTTCGGACAGTCCAGGGCATGGCCCAG GGAATGGCATGGACAGGTCAGTTTACTATTTGGGCAAAGTGGGCTCCTCCACTTGAACGAAGCAAGCTCACCACCATTGCAGGATCAG GATCAGCATTTGGATCCTTCATCATCCTCTGTGTGGGGGGACTAATCTCACAGGCCTTGGGCTGGCCTTTTATCTTCTACATCTTTG GTAGCACTGGCTGTGTCTGCTGTCTCCTATGGTTCACAGTGATTTATGATGACCCCATGCATCACCCATGCATAAGTGTTAGGGAAAAGGAGCACATCGTGTCCTCACTGGCTCAACAG CCCAGTTCTCCTAGACGTGCTGTCCCCATAAAGGCGATGGTCACATGCCTACCACTTTGGGCCATTTTCCTGGGTTTTTTCAGCCATTTCTGGTTGTGCACCATCATCCTAACATACCTACCAACGTACATCAGTACTCTGCTCCATGTTAACATCAGAGAT AGTGGAGTTCTGTCCTCTCTGCCTTTTATTGCTGCTGCAAGCTGTACAATTCTAGGAGGTCAGCTGGCAGATTTCCTTTTGTCCAGGAATCTTCTCAGATTGATCACTGTGCGAAAGCTCTTCTCATCTCTTG ATATGCAAGTTTCCTCATGGGAATCTCAAGAGGATTTGGGCTCATCGCAGGAATCATCTCTTCCACTGCCACTGGATTCCTCATCAGTCAG GATTTTGAGTCTGGTTGGAGGAATGTCTTTTTCCTGTCTGCTGCAGTCAACATGTTTGGCCTGGTCTTTTACGTCACATTTGGGCAAGCAGAACTTCAAGACTGGGCCAAAGAGAGGACCCTCACCCGCCTCTGAGGACATAAAGTTACAAACTTAA
- the SLC17A2 gene encoding sodium-dependent phosphate transport protein 3 isoform X5 — protein sequence MDGKPATRKGPDFCSLRYGLALIMHFSNFTMITQRVSLSIAIIAMVNTTQQHALSNASTEGPVADALNNSSISNKESDTKASVYQWSPETQGIIFSSINYGIILTLIPSGYLAGIFGAKNMLGAGLLISSLLTLFTPLAADFGVILVIVVRTVQGMAQGMAWTGQFTIWAKWAPPLERSKLTTIAGSGSAFGSFIILCVGGLISQALGWPFIFYIFGSTGCVCCLLWFTVIYDDPMHHPCISVREKEHIVSSLAQQSGVLSSLPFIAAASCTILGGQLADFLLSRNLLRLITVRKLFSSLGLFLPSICAVALPFVASSYVITIILLILIPGTSNLCDSGFIINTLDIAPRYASFLMGISRGFGLIAGIISSTATGFLISQDFESGWRNVFFLSAAVNMFGLVFYVTFGQAELQDWAKERTLTRL from the exons ATGGACGGGAAGCCTGCCACCAGGAAAG GTCCAGATTTCTGTTCATTACGCTATGGGCTGGCTCTTATCATGCACTTCTCAAACTTCACCATGATAACTCAGCGTGTGAGTCTGAGCATTGCAATCATTGCCATGGTGAACACCACTCAGCAGCATGCTCTATCTAATGCCTCCACTGAGGGGCCTGTTGCAGACGCCCTCAATAACTCCAGCATATCCAACAAGGAATCTGATACAAAG GCCTCTGTGTATCAGTGGAGCCCAGAAACTCAGGGTATCATCTTTAGCTCCATCAACTATGGGATAATACTGACTCTGATCCCAAGTGGATATTTAGCAGGGATATTTGGAGCAAAAAACATGCTTGGTGCTGGTTTGCTGATCTCTTCCCTTCTCACCCTCTTTACACCATTGGCTGCTGACTTCGGAGTGATTTTGGTCATTGTGGTTCGGACAGTCCAGGGCATGGCCCAG GGAATGGCATGGACAGGTCAGTTTACTATTTGGGCAAAGTGGGCTCCTCCACTTGAACGAAGCAAGCTCACCACCATTGCAGGATCAG GATCAGCATTTGGATCCTTCATCATCCTCTGTGTGGGGGGACTAATCTCACAGGCCTTGGGCTGGCCTTTTATCTTCTACATCTTTG GTAGCACTGGCTGTGTCTGCTGTCTCCTATGGTTCACAGTGATTTATGATGACCCCATGCATCACCCATGCATAAGTGTTAGGGAAAAGGAGCACATCGTGTCCTCACTGGCTCAACAG AGTGGAGTTCTGTCCTCTCTGCCTTTTATTGCTGCTGCAAGCTGTACAATTCTAGGAGGTCAGCTGGCAGATTTCCTTTTGTCCAGGAATCTTCTCAGATTGATCACTGTGCGAAAGCTCTTCTCATCTCTTG GGCTCTTCCTTCCATCAATATGTGCTGTGGCCCTGCCCTTTGTGGCATCCAGTTACGTGATAACCATTATTTTGCTGATACTTATTCCTGGGACCAGTAACCTATGTGACTCAGGGTTTATCATCAACACCTTAGATATCGCGCCCAG ATATGCAAGTTTCCTCATGGGAATCTCAAGAGGATTTGGGCTCATCGCAGGAATCATCTCTTCCACTGCCACTGGATTCCTCATCAGTCAG GATTTTGAGTCTGGTTGGAGGAATGTCTTTTTCCTGTCTGCTGCAGTCAACATGTTTGGCCTGGTCTTTTACGTCACATTTGGGCAAGCAGAACTTCAAGACTGGGCCAAAGAGAGGACCCTCACCCGCCTCTGA
- the SLC17A2 gene encoding sodium-dependent phosphate transport protein 3 isoform X6, producing the protein MDGKPATRKGPDFCSLRYGLALIMHFSNFTMITQRVSLSIAIIAMVNTTQQHALSNASTEGPVADALNNSSISNKESDTKASVYQWSPETQGIIFSSINYGIILTLIPSGYLAGIFGAKNMLGAGLLISSLLTLFTPLAADFGVILVIVVRTVQGMAQGMAWTGQFTIWAKWAPPLERSKLTTIAGSGSAFGSFIILCVGGLISQALGWPFIFYIFGSTGCVCCLLWFTVIYDDPMHHPCISVREKEHIVSSLAQQPSSPRRAVPIKAMVTCLPLWAIFLGFFSHFWLCTIILTYLPTYISTLLHVNIRDSGVLSSLPFIAAASCTILGGQLADFLLSRNLLRLITVRKLFSSLDMQVSSWESQEDLGSSQESSLPLPLDSSSVRLGQFIEHLQVAGF; encoded by the exons ATGGACGGGAAGCCTGCCACCAGGAAAG GTCCAGATTTCTGTTCATTACGCTATGGGCTGGCTCTTATCATGCACTTCTCAAACTTCACCATGATAACTCAGCGTGTGAGTCTGAGCATTGCAATCATTGCCATGGTGAACACCACTCAGCAGCATGCTCTATCTAATGCCTCCACTGAGGGGCCTGTTGCAGACGCCCTCAATAACTCCAGCATATCCAACAAGGAATCTGATACAAAG GCCTCTGTGTATCAGTGGAGCCCAGAAACTCAGGGTATCATCTTTAGCTCCATCAACTATGGGATAATACTGACTCTGATCCCAAGTGGATATTTAGCAGGGATATTTGGAGCAAAAAACATGCTTGGTGCTGGTTTGCTGATCTCTTCCCTTCTCACCCTCTTTACACCATTGGCTGCTGACTTCGGAGTGATTTTGGTCATTGTGGTTCGGACAGTCCAGGGCATGGCCCAG GGAATGGCATGGACAGGTCAGTTTACTATTTGGGCAAAGTGGGCTCCTCCACTTGAACGAAGCAAGCTCACCACCATTGCAGGATCAG GATCAGCATTTGGATCCTTCATCATCCTCTGTGTGGGGGGACTAATCTCACAGGCCTTGGGCTGGCCTTTTATCTTCTACATCTTTG GTAGCACTGGCTGTGTCTGCTGTCTCCTATGGTTCACAGTGATTTATGATGACCCCATGCATCACCCATGCATAAGTGTTAGGGAAAAGGAGCACATCGTGTCCTCACTGGCTCAACAG CCCAGTTCTCCTAGACGTGCTGTCCCCATAAAGGCGATGGTCACATGCCTACCACTTTGGGCCATTTTCCTGGGTTTTTTCAGCCATTTCTGGTTGTGCACCATCATCCTAACATACCTACCAACGTACATCAGTACTCTGCTCCATGTTAACATCAGAGAT AGTGGAGTTCTGTCCTCTCTGCCTTTTATTGCTGCTGCAAGCTGTACAATTCTAGGAGGTCAGCTGGCAGATTTCCTTTTGTCCAGGAATCTTCTCAGATTGATCACTGTGCGAAAGCTCTTCTCATCTCTTG ATATGCAAGTTTCCTCATGGGAATCTCAAGAGGATTTGGGCTCATCGCAGGAATCATCTCTTCCACTGCCACTGGATTCCTCATCAGTCAGGTTGGGCCAGTTTATTGAACATCTTCAAGTGGCAG GATTTTGA